Proteins co-encoded in one Microbacterium hydrocarbonoxydans genomic window:
- the murQ gene encoding N-acetylmuramic acid 6-phosphate etherase, protein MPNDPARLTTLLEVLSTLGTEASATERGDLDLLDTTELVQRMNAEDHRVAAAVGERSAEIAAAVDGITERFRRGGRLIYLGAGTAGRIGVLDASECPPTFGTDPSMVVGLIAGGETAIRAAVENAEDDDAAAAISLRELGLTPRDTVVGISASGRTPYVVGGLEFARALGALTIAIASNPASGIGAVSDIAIEVVTGPEFISGSTRLKSGTAQKLVVNMLTTLSMIKLGKTHRGVMVDLLATNEKLHARSIRTVTELTGAGVDVATDALDAAGGSVKHAILMVSTGASADAAARALRDADGILRVAIGDLSQS, encoded by the coding sequence GTGCCGAATGACCCGGCCAGACTGACCACTCTCCTCGAGGTCCTCTCGACGCTCGGCACCGAGGCATCGGCCACCGAGCGCGGCGACCTCGATCTGCTGGACACGACCGAGCTCGTGCAGCGGATGAACGCCGAAGACCACCGAGTCGCGGCCGCGGTCGGCGAGCGCAGCGCCGAGATCGCCGCAGCCGTCGACGGCATCACCGAGCGGTTCCGCAGGGGAGGGCGCCTGATCTACCTCGGCGCCGGAACCGCCGGTCGCATCGGCGTGCTCGATGCCAGCGAATGTCCTCCGACGTTCGGCACGGATCCGTCGATGGTGGTGGGGCTGATCGCCGGTGGCGAGACCGCCATCCGCGCAGCGGTCGAGAACGCCGAGGACGACGATGCGGCGGCGGCGATCTCGCTGAGGGAACTCGGGCTCACCCCCCGTGACACCGTCGTGGGGATCTCGGCTTCGGGGCGCACGCCCTACGTGGTCGGCGGACTCGAGTTCGCGCGCGCGCTGGGGGCGCTCACGATCGCGATCGCGTCGAATCCGGCATCCGGGATCGGCGCGGTGTCGGACATCGCGATCGAGGTCGTCACGGGGCCGGAGTTCATCTCGGGATCGACACGACTGAAGTCCGGCACGGCGCAGAAGCTGGTCGTCAACATGCTCACCACGCTGTCGATGATCAAGCTCGGAAAGACCCACCGGGGTGTGATGGTCGACCTGCTCGCGACGAACGAGAAGCTGCATGCCCGCTCGATCCGCACGGTGACCGAGCTCACCGGCGCAGGAGTCGATGTGGCCACGGATGCTCTCGACGCGGCGGGAGGCTCGGTCAAGCACGCGATCCTGATGGTCTCGACCGGCGCCTCGGCAGACGCAGCCGCCCGGGCGCTGCGGGATGCCGACGGCATCCTGCGCGTCGCGATCGGCGACCTGTCGCAGAGCTGA
- a CDS encoding phosphoenolpyruvate carboxykinase (GTP), which yields MAIADVFTPRTTSVAPVRTFGAAPTYDTPAMAELVAWVDEIAALTKPASIHWVDGSRAENDWLLRGLVDEGKLIKLNPEWRPGSYLARSHPSDVARTEGRTFISSEREEDAGPTNNWAPPAQMREKMSEIFEGSMRGRTMFVVPFSMGPIGGPLSHIGVQVTDSAYAVTSIGIMTRVGDAVTREIAEGAPWVKTVHSVGAPLAAGQTDVEWPCNDDKYIVHFPETLEVYSFGSGYGGNAILAKKCFALRIASVIARDEGWLAEHMLLIRVIDPAGKAYHVAAAFPSACGKTNLAMLRPTIPGWRVETLGDDIAWIRPGEDGRLWAINPEAGFFGVAPGTGESTNVTAVETLWGNTIFTNVALRPDGDVWWEGLTDQAPPHLIDWEGNDWTPDSGRPAAHPNSRFTVSAAQCPQISEDWESAVPLDVILFGGRRATNVPLVVEATDWTHGVFLGSNISSERTAAAEGKVGELRRDPFAMLPFCGYNMADYFGHWLSVGRGLRFDRAPRIFQVNWFRRGSDGRFLWPGFGDNSRVVDWIIRRISGEVSTVDSPIGRLPLVEDLNLDGIEVPEADLEELFSVDTEAWKTEADLTEEFYDTFGDKMPAALRAELASLRYRLERA from the coding sequence ATGGCGATCGCCGATGTCTTCACCCCTCGCACCACATCCGTCGCACCCGTCCGCACGTTCGGCGCGGCTCCGACCTATGACACTCCCGCCATGGCGGAGCTGGTTGCCTGGGTGGACGAGATCGCAGCGCTCACGAAGCCGGCGTCGATCCACTGGGTCGACGGGTCGCGCGCCGAGAACGACTGGCTCCTGAGGGGACTCGTCGACGAGGGCAAACTCATCAAGCTCAACCCCGAGTGGCGTCCCGGCTCGTACCTCGCGCGCTCGCACCCGAGCGACGTCGCGCGCACCGAAGGACGCACCTTCATCTCGTCCGAGCGCGAGGAAGACGCCGGTCCCACGAACAACTGGGCGCCTCCTGCGCAGATGCGCGAGAAGATGAGCGAGATCTTCGAGGGATCGATGCGCGGGCGCACCATGTTCGTCGTGCCGTTCTCGATGGGTCCGATCGGCGGCCCGCTCTCGCACATCGGCGTCCAGGTCACCGACAGCGCGTACGCAGTCACGTCGATCGGCATCATGACTCGCGTCGGCGACGCCGTGACGCGAGAGATCGCCGAAGGCGCGCCGTGGGTCAAGACCGTGCATTCGGTCGGTGCGCCGCTCGCCGCCGGCCAGACCGATGTCGAGTGGCCCTGCAATGACGACAAGTACATCGTGCACTTCCCCGAGACGCTCGAGGTCTACTCGTTCGGGTCCGGATACGGCGGGAACGCGATCCTGGCGAAGAAGTGCTTCGCGCTGCGCATCGCTTCGGTGATCGCCCGCGATGAGGGGTGGCTCGCCGAGCACATGCTGCTCATCCGCGTGATCGATCCCGCGGGCAAGGCCTACCACGTCGCCGCGGCCTTCCCCTCGGCATGCGGCAAGACGAACCTCGCGATGCTGCGACCGACCATCCCCGGCTGGAGAGTCGAGACTCTCGGCGACGACATCGCGTGGATCCGCCCCGGCGAAGACGGCCGCCTCTGGGCGATCAACCCGGAGGCCGGCTTCTTCGGCGTGGCTCCCGGCACCGGCGAGTCGACGAACGTGACGGCCGTCGAGACCCTCTGGGGCAACACGATCTTCACGAACGTCGCGCTCCGCCCCGACGGCGACGTGTGGTGGGAAGGGCTGACCGACCAGGCGCCCCCTCATCTGATCGACTGGGAGGGGAACGACTGGACGCCCGACTCCGGACGCCCCGCCGCTCACCCCAACTCCCGCTTCACGGTCTCTGCGGCCCAGTGCCCGCAGATCTCGGAGGACTGGGAATCGGCGGTGCCGCTCGATGTCATCCTCTTCGGCGGACGCCGCGCGACCAACGTCCCGCTGGTGGTCGAGGCGACCGACTGGACGCACGGTGTGTTCCTGGGATCCAACATCTCGTCGGAGCGCACGGCCGCCGCAGAGGGGAAGGTGGGGGAGTTGCGCCGCGACCCCTTCGCCATGCTGCCGTTCTGCGGCTACAACATGGCCGACTACTTCGGCCACTGGCTGAGCGTCGGTCGTGGACTGCGCTTCGACCGGGCGCCGCGCATCTTCCAGGTGAACTGGTTCCGCCGCGGCTCCGACGGCCGATTCCTGTGGCCCGGATTCGGCGACAACTCGCGTGTCGTCGACTGGATCATCCGCCGCATCTCCGGCGAGGTGTCGACCGTCGACAGCCCGATCGGTCGCCTGCCGCTGGTCGAGGATCTCAATCTCGACGGCATCGAGGTGCCCGAGGCCGATCTCGAGGAGCTGTTCTCGGTCGACACCGAAGCCTGGAAGACCGAGGCCGACCTCACCGAGGAGTTCTACGACACCTTCGGCGACAAGATGCCCGCTGCCCTCCGGGCCGAGCTGGCGTCGCTGCGCTACCGGCTCGAGAGGGCCTGA
- a CDS encoding SMR family transporter: MTWVLLVFAIASEVTATLSLRASQGLRRRRWIPVIVVGYLVAFTLLGVILAMGMPVGVAYGVWAAAGVAITAILGRVIFKDHFSVMMAIGVALIALGVALIEFGGTH; encoded by the coding sequence GTGACCTGGGTGCTCCTCGTCTTCGCGATCGCGAGCGAGGTCACGGCGACCCTCAGCCTGCGCGCCTCGCAGGGGCTGCGGCGTCGTCGCTGGATCCCGGTGATCGTCGTCGGCTACCTCGTCGCTTTCACGCTGCTCGGCGTGATCCTCGCGATGGGGATGCCGGTGGGGGTCGCGTACGGCGTATGGGCCGCTGCCGGCGTCGCGATCACGGCGATCCTGGGCCGTGTGATCTTCAAGGATCACTTCTCCGTCATGATGGCGATCGGCGTCGCCCTGATCGCCCTGGGCGTCGCGCTGATCGAGTTCGGCGGAACGCACTGA
- a CDS encoding BadF/BadG/BcrA/BcrD ATPase family protein — MLATPALVAVDLGKSRCRAVVSRSRADSGPHRRPLYDGMGAPGLAAADGVAAALAAILPVRERIDEPIASIAVGAAGAWAAPEAASELARRLADALGVPAAVTSDVVTAHAGALDGRGGVLLIAGTGAVALGIEGHAATLVDGWGPELGDFGSGSWLGREALRAVLRASAGLGPATALTDAVAATVGAPEAIPAWLAQDDRLARRLATLAPSVLDAAERGDPRAAQIAADSVRLLVASVVAASDSRVVALHGGLTEHGWFRSALDDALHAAGRSVACSSGDALDGALLLAERADLPHERFVHRAE; from the coding sequence ATGCTTGCCACGCCCGCGCTCGTCGCCGTCGACCTCGGCAAGTCGCGGTGTCGAGCCGTCGTCTCCCGGTCGCGTGCCGACAGCGGTCCACACCGCCGGCCGCTGTACGACGGCATGGGTGCGCCCGGACTCGCCGCCGCCGACGGCGTCGCCGCCGCGCTCGCCGCGATACTTCCGGTGCGAGAGCGGATCGACGAGCCGATCGCGTCGATCGCGGTCGGTGCTGCCGGTGCCTGGGCGGCGCCCGAGGCGGCATCCGAGCTCGCGCGTCGCCTGGCCGACGCTCTGGGCGTGCCGGCGGCCGTGACCTCCGACGTGGTGACGGCCCATGCGGGAGCGCTCGATGGCCGGGGAGGAGTGCTCCTGATCGCCGGCACCGGTGCAGTCGCCCTCGGCATCGAGGGCCATGCCGCGACGCTCGTCGACGGCTGGGGTCCCGAGCTGGGCGACTTCGGCAGCGGATCGTGGCTCGGCCGAGAGGCTCTTCGCGCGGTCCTGCGCGCCTCGGCCGGACTCGGGCCGGCGACCGCGCTCACAGACGCCGTCGCCGCGACGGTCGGTGCTCCCGAGGCGATCCCCGCCTGGCTCGCTCAGGACGACCGGCTCGCGCGGCGGCTCGCGACCCTCGCACCGTCGGTGCTCGATGCGGCCGAGCGAGGGGACCCCCGTGCGGCGCAGATCGCGGCAGACAGTGTCCGTCTGCTCGTCGCCTCCGTCGTGGCCGCATCCGACAGCCGCGTCGTGGCGCTCCACGGCGGGCTCACCGAACACGGCTGGTTCCGTTCCGCCCTCGATGACGCGCTCCACGCGGCCGGCCGCTCGGTCGCCTGCTCCTCCGGCGACGCTCTCGACGGCGCGCTCCTCCTCGCGGAGCGTGCCGATCTTCCCCATGAAAGGTTCGTGCATCGTGCCGAATGA
- a CDS encoding MurR/RpiR family transcriptional regulator, which produces MSIQTTIATAAEKLPPSLARIARTVADDPTIVIDSTITEIAARCDTSVASVVRFCRAIGVNGYAALRMALATELGRESVQYPAASGFGSEISAADTLREATAKIATLELLAIEETIAHLDYDGLAAAVEAIDSADRILLFGIGASGLAAADLGHKLLRIGHAAIVLSDSHEATAAASLGATKTVAIGFSHSGTTRETVHFLQTARAAAGVTIAVAGTSSSPMAENCDHALLTHAREPRLRAGAMVSRIAQLAVVDCLFVGVAQRRHAHSIHALQRTSDATQPLR; this is translated from the coding sequence ATGAGCATCCAGACGACGATCGCCACTGCAGCCGAGAAGCTGCCGCCGTCACTGGCGCGCATCGCCCGGACCGTCGCCGATGATCCGACCATCGTGATCGACAGCACGATCACAGAGATCGCAGCCAGATGCGACACCTCGGTCGCCTCGGTGGTCCGCTTCTGCCGGGCCATCGGAGTGAACGGATACGCTGCCCTGCGCATGGCGCTGGCCACCGAGCTGGGACGCGAATCCGTGCAGTACCCCGCAGCATCCGGCTTCGGATCAGAGATCTCCGCCGCCGACACCCTGCGCGAGGCGACGGCGAAGATCGCGACCCTCGAACTCCTCGCGATCGAGGAGACCATCGCTCATCTCGACTACGACGGCCTCGCCGCCGCGGTCGAGGCGATCGACAGCGCAGACCGCATCCTGCTGTTCGGCATCGGCGCGAGCGGACTGGCTGCAGCCGACCTCGGACACAAGCTGCTCCGCATCGGCCATGCCGCGATCGTGCTCTCCGACTCGCATGAGGCGACCGCCGCCGCATCGCTCGGAGCCACGAAGACGGTCGCCATCGGTTTCTCGCACTCGGGAACCACCCGCGAGACCGTGCACTTCTTGCAGACCGCCCGCGCGGCGGCGGGCGTCACCATCGCCGTCGCGGGGACGTCGTCCTCACCGATGGCCGAGAACTGCGACCACGCCCTGCTCACGCATGCACGCGAGCCTCGCCTCCGGGCGGGGGCCATGGTGAGCCGCATCGCGCAGCTCGCAGTCGTCGACTGCCTGTTCGTGGGAGTGGCCCAGCGGCGTCACGCTCACTCGATCCACGCGCTGCAGCGCACGTCGGACGCCACGCAGCCACTGCGCTGA
- a CDS encoding glyceraldehyde-3-phosphate dehydrogenase → MNATAEAHDDWTTREELAERMIPLIGALKRERDVVTSLHGHRLLGLSATGIVEVHDRVAQLGHEPLPLADTLAVLDAVAELGPGASSLDLARLAAGHADSELPLDAYLAEALAPAVGAVAAAPTDVVLYGFGRIGRLLARILIAHNGGGSGLRLRAIVVRRGSENDLVKRASLLLRDSVHGRFAGSVTVDEDAEQIIANGTRIQVIYSDDPSAIDYTAYGIDRAIVVDNTGRWRDEEGLSRHLESTGVARVLLTAPGKGALKNVVHGINDDTIQKSDRIVTAASCTTNAITPVLKAVDEAYGIVRGHVETVHSFTNDQNLIDNFHGGDRRGRSAVLNMVITETGAAKAVARALPELAGKLTGSAIRVPTPDVSLAVLHLTLERPADRDELNDYLRRVSLHSKLRQQIDYVESPEVVSTDFVGSHRAGIVDGLATIANDHDVVLYVWYDNEYGYSCQVIRVLEVMAGSHPIVLPERREVTLLG, encoded by the coding sequence ATGAACGCAACCGCCGAAGCCCACGACGACTGGACGACGAGAGAAGAGCTGGCCGAGCGGATGATCCCGCTCATCGGCGCACTCAAGCGCGAGCGCGATGTGGTCACCTCCCTCCACGGCCACCGGCTTCTCGGCCTGTCGGCCACCGGCATCGTCGAGGTGCACGACAGAGTCGCCCAGCTCGGGCACGAGCCGCTTCCGCTCGCAGACACCCTCGCCGTGCTCGACGCGGTCGCCGAGCTCGGCCCCGGTGCATCGTCGCTCGACCTCGCGCGACTCGCCGCCGGTCATGCCGACAGCGAGCTGCCCCTCGACGCCTATCTGGCCGAGGCGCTCGCGCCGGCGGTCGGCGCCGTCGCGGCGGCCCCCACCGACGTCGTGCTGTACGGGTTCGGACGCATCGGGCGCCTGCTCGCCCGCATCCTCATCGCCCACAACGGTGGTGGCAGCGGTCTGCGTCTGCGGGCCATCGTCGTACGCCGCGGTTCGGAGAACGATCTCGTCAAGCGCGCGTCGCTGCTGCTGCGCGACTCGGTGCACGGCCGCTTCGCAGGCTCCGTGACGGTCGATGAGGACGCCGAGCAGATCATCGCGAACGGCACGCGCATCCAGGTCATCTACTCCGACGACCCCTCGGCGATCGACTACACGGCCTACGGGATCGACCGTGCGATCGTCGTCGACAACACCGGGCGCTGGCGTGACGAGGAGGGTCTCAGCCGCCACCTCGAATCGACGGGCGTCGCCCGCGTGCTCCTCACTGCTCCGGGCAAGGGTGCTCTGAAGAACGTGGTGCACGGCATCAACGACGACACGATCCAGAAGAGCGATCGCATCGTCACCGCGGCATCGTGCACCACGAACGCCATCACTCCGGTTCTCAAGGCGGTCGACGAGGCCTACGGCATCGTGCGCGGCCACGTCGAGACCGTGCACTCGTTCACCAACGATCAGAACCTGATCGACAACTTCCACGGCGGCGATCGTCGCGGGCGTTCGGCCGTGCTCAACATGGTGATCACCGAGACCGGGGCGGCCAAGGCCGTCGCGCGGGCGCTCCCCGAGCTCGCGGGCAAGCTCACCGGGTCAGCCATCCGCGTGCCGACGCCCGATGTCTCACTGGCGGTGCTGCACCTGACCCTCGAGCGACCCGCCGACAGAGACGAGCTGAACGACTATCTGCGCCGCGTCTCGCTGCATTCCAAGCTGCGTCAGCAGATCGACTACGTCGAGAGTCCCGAGGTCGTCTCGACCGACTTCGTCGGCTCGCACCGCGCCGGCATCGTCGACGGTCTCGCGACCATCGCGAACGACCATGACGTCGTGCTCTACGTCTGGTACGACAACGAGTACGGCTACTCGTGCCAGGTGATCAGGGTGCTCGAGGTCATGGCCGGCTCGCACCCGATCGTGCTGCCCGAGCGCCGCGAGGTGACACTGCTCGGCTGA
- a CDS encoding winged helix DNA-binding domain-containing protein, with protein MKTGNLRAERLRSHRLSAPARSVTDAAGHMLAVQSQDFIAGRWALASRTRGEPTLRTLDRAFDRGDLVRAWTMRGTLHIIPARDLRWVMSVTAERQRRQAAGRRRDLGIDAPMVGAVVAAVVPRLCDGGLTRAQMFEVFAGIGIDPSGQRGIHLLSELTLDGLICQGPVVSRDGVTREQRFVLVDQHVSEHAAPDDPLAELFVRYIDGHGPAGVSDFAWWSGLTLGQSREARDRAAARVVEIEDGLFVGTRRPRRSAAAPPVLALGAFDEYYISYADRSAVCAPEHLPLVGPGKNGMVRATIVADGRVVGCWTHASAALGSAPELFDAEAGAEADADAVRAALARFTRFVDG; from the coding sequence ATGAAGACCGGGAACCTGCGCGCCGAGCGGCTCCGTTCGCATCGGCTCAGCGCTCCGGCGCGGTCGGTCACGGACGCCGCCGGGCACATGCTCGCGGTGCAGAGTCAGGACTTCATCGCCGGACGATGGGCCCTGGCATCGCGCACGCGCGGCGAGCCGACACTGCGCACACTCGATCGTGCTTTCGACCGCGGCGACCTGGTGCGAGCATGGACCATGCGCGGCACGCTGCACATCATCCCGGCGCGCGACCTCCGGTGGGTGATGTCGGTGACCGCCGAACGACAGCGCCGACAGGCGGCGGGGCGACGCCGGGATCTCGGGATCGACGCCCCCATGGTCGGCGCCGTCGTGGCGGCGGTCGTGCCGCGTCTGTGCGATGGAGGGCTCACACGCGCCCAGATGTTCGAGGTGTTCGCCGGCATCGGGATAGATCCGAGCGGGCAGCGGGGCATCCACCTGTTGAGCGAGCTGACGCTCGACGGTCTGATCTGCCAGGGGCCGGTGGTCTCGCGCGACGGCGTGACCCGCGAACAGCGCTTCGTGCTGGTCGATCAGCACGTGTCCGAGCACGCGGCGCCCGACGATCCGCTCGCCGAGCTCTTCGTGCGCTACATCGACGGGCACGGGCCGGCGGGAGTGAGCGACTTCGCCTGGTGGTCGGGGCTCACGCTCGGTCAGTCGCGTGAGGCGCGCGATCGCGCGGCCGCGAGGGTGGTCGAGATCGAAGACGGCCTCTTCGTGGGCACGCGACGACCTCGACGGTCGGCGGCGGCTCCGCCGGTGCTCGCACTCGGCGCCTTCGACGAGTACTACATCTCCTACGCCGACCGCTCGGCGGTCTGCGCCCCCGAGCATCTCCCGCTCGTCGGGCCGGGCAAGAACGGCATGGTGCGGGCGACGATCGTGGCCGACGGCCGGGTGGTCGGATGCTGGACGCACGCGAGCGCTGCTCTCGGGTCAGCGCCCGAGCTGTTCGACGCCGAGGCCGGCGCCGAGGCCGACGCGGATGCGGTTCGTGCGGCTCTCGCCCGCTTCACCCGATTCGTCGACGGCTGA
- a CDS encoding XRE family transcriptional regulator has translation MVSTGIHLTTLGHRIRHHRLENGFTLDELGAAVGVAGSQLSLIENGKREPKLSLLQAIAQATGTEVTDLISDEPPNRRAALEIELERAQASPVFRQLGIAPVRVTKGVSDETIESVLGLHRELQRREREAIATPEEARRANTELRLRMRAQHNYLADIEKLAEKQLRSAGHVQGALTHRTVSIMAEKLGFELIYVNDLPHSTRSVTDLENGRIYLPPASIPGGHGLRSMALQAMAHRLLGHTPPTDYADFLQQRLEINYYAACCLMPETAAVAFLAQAKKDRNLAVEDFRDAFGVTHEAAGMRMTNLLTQHVGMALHFLRVDATGAITRVYENDDLPLPMDVTGAVEGQRVCRKFQARAAFTQQNRTNEHHQYTDTPSGTFWCSTQTGASTDGEFSITVGVPFDDARWWRGRETTDRAVSTCPDEACCRRPSADLTERWNGKAWPSARVHTHMFSPLPRGAFPGVDDNEVYNFLGRHASE, from the coding sequence ATGGTCAGCACTGGCATCCACCTCACGACTCTGGGTCACCGCATCCGCCACCATCGCCTCGAGAACGGCTTCACGCTCGACGAGCTCGGCGCCGCGGTCGGAGTCGCCGGTTCGCAGCTGAGCCTGATCGAGAACGGCAAGCGCGAGCCGAAGCTCTCGCTCCTTCAGGCGATCGCGCAGGCGACCGGCACCGAGGTCACGGATCTCATCTCCGACGAGCCGCCGAATCGACGCGCAGCGCTGGAGATCGAGCTCGAACGCGCGCAGGCGAGTCCTGTGTTCCGCCAGCTGGGGATCGCACCGGTGCGGGTCACCAAGGGCGTGAGTGACGAGACCATCGAATCGGTGCTCGGCCTGCACCGCGAACTCCAACGGCGCGAGCGCGAGGCCATCGCCACACCCGAAGAGGCGCGCCGTGCGAACACCGAGCTGCGGCTGCGCATGAGGGCCCAGCACAACTACCTCGCAGACATCGAGAAGCTCGCTGAGAAGCAGCTGCGCTCCGCAGGGCACGTGCAGGGGGCGCTCACCCACCGCACAGTCAGCATCATGGCCGAGAAGCTGGGGTTCGAGCTGATCTATGTGAACGATCTGCCGCACTCGACACGGTCGGTGACCGACCTCGAGAACGGCCGCATCTACCTTCCTCCCGCGTCCATCCCGGGCGGACACGGCCTGCGGTCCATGGCGTTGCAGGCCATGGCGCATCGCCTGCTGGGGCACACTCCGCCCACGGACTACGCCGACTTCCTGCAGCAGCGACTCGAGATCAACTACTACGCCGCCTGCTGCCTGATGCCGGAGACGGCTGCCGTCGCCTTCCTCGCGCAGGCCAAGAAGGACCGCAACCTCGCGGTCGAGGACTTCCGCGATGCCTTCGGCGTCACTCACGAGGCCGCGGGCATGCGCATGACCAATCTGCTCACCCAGCACGTCGGCATGGCCCTGCACTTCCTCCGCGTCGATGCGACCGGTGCCATCACCCGCGTGTACGAGAACGATGATCTGCCCCTGCCGATGGATGTCACGGGTGCGGTGGAGGGGCAGCGTGTGTGCCGGAAGTTCCAGGCGCGCGCGGCGTTCACTCAGCAGAACCGCACGAACGAACATCACCAGTACACAGACACGCCGTCGGGCACTTTCTGGTGCTCGACCCAGACCGGCGCCTCGACCGACGGCGAGTTCTCGATCACGGTCGGTGTGCCCTTCGATGACGCTCGCTGGTGGCGCGGACGGGAGACGACGGATCGGGCGGTGTCGACCTGCCCCGATGAGGCCTGCTGTCGCCGGCCGTCAGCCGACCTCACCGAGCGCTGGAACGGCAAGGCCTGGCCGAGCGCCCGTGTGCACACGCACATGTTCTCGCCGCTCCCCCGCGGCGCGTTCCCCGGGGTCGACGACAACGAGGTGTACAACTTCCTCGGTCGTCACGCGAGTGAGTGA
- a CDS encoding multidrug efflux SMR transporter produces MTDRPRRSAWPPLLIAIVLEVGATLSLRAAEGFAHPLWLIPVVIGYTGSLWLLSVVLDRGMPVGVAYGIWSAIGVVLTAVMGSVLFGELLGTVQIIGIGAIVVGVLLVEIGSHTRETPVEVTS; encoded by the coding sequence ATGACAGATCGCCCTCGCCGGTCCGCATGGCCGCCACTGCTGATCGCGATCGTCCTCGAGGTCGGTGCCACCCTGTCGTTGCGCGCCGCCGAGGGATTCGCCCACCCGCTGTGGCTGATCCCCGTCGTCATCGGCTATACGGGCTCGCTGTGGCTGCTGTCGGTCGTGCTCGACCGCGGTATGCCGGTGGGGGTGGCTTACGGCATCTGGTCCGCGATCGGCGTCGTGCTCACCGCCGTCATGGGGAGCGTGCTCTTCGGGGAGCTGCTCGGAACCGTGCAGATCATCGGCATCGGCGCGATCGTGGTGGGCGTGCTGCTGGTCGAGATCGGATCCCACACGCGCGAGACGCCGGTCGAGGTGACGTCGTGA